A portion of the Geomonas ferrireducens genome contains these proteins:
- the rpsG gene encoding 30S ribosomal protein S7, producing the protein MPRRREVAKRVILPDPKYGDRVVAKLINIIMLDGKKSTAEKALYGALEIAAGKAGDEPVKVLKKCLDNIKPMLEVKSRRVGGSTYQVPVEVRPERRMSLAMRWLVKYSNARSEKTVTDKLAGEILDAYNNRGSAVKKREDTHKMAEANRAFAHYRW; encoded by the coding sequence ATGCCAAGAAGAAGAGAAGTAGCAAAGCGGGTGATCCTCCCGGACCCGAAATACGGTGACAGGGTGGTTGCCAAGCTGATCAATATAATCATGCTGGACGGCAAGAAGTCCACCGCCGAGAAAGCACTGTACGGTGCCCTTGAAATCGCTGCCGGCAAGGCCGGCGACGAACCGGTCAAGGTCCTCAAGAAGTGCCTCGACAACATCAAGCCGATGCTGGAAGTCAAGTCCCGCAGGGTCGGTGGTTCCACCTACCAGGTTCCGGTCGAGGTTCGTCCGGAGCGCCGCATGTCCCTGGCTATGCGCTGGCTGGTGAAGTACTCCAACGCCCGCAGCGAGAAGACCGTTACCGACAAGCTTGCCGGCGAGATTCTCGACGCTTACAACAACCGCGGTTCCGCAGTGAAGAAGCGTGAGGATACCCACAAGATGGCAGAGGCCAACCGCGCCTTCGCCCATTATCGCTGGTAG
- the fusA gene encoding elongation factor G — protein sequence MARQVSLEMTRNIGIMAHIDAGKTTTTERILYYTGVSHKIGEVHDGAATMDWMEQEQERGITITSAATTCNWKDHRINIIDTPGHVDFTIEVERSLRVLDGAVAVFCSVGGVEPQSETVWRQADKYRVPRIAFINKMDRIGADFFRGIAMIKDRLKANPVALQIPIGSEENYKGLVDLIEMKGIVFNDESMGAVYEVVDIPADLVDQANEYRELLIEEVSSHDDALMEKYLGGEEISNAELKAAIRQATLDIKICPVICGSAFKNKGVQHLLDAVLDYMPAPTDIPAIQGVDANTEAPIERHASDSEPFSALGFKIMTDPFVGQLCFFRVYSGVIQSGSYVYNATKGKRERIGRILKMHANKREEIKEVYAGDIAAAVGLKYTTTGDTLCDENNAVILESIEFPEPVISIAIEPKTKADQEKLGLSLGKLASEDPSFRVKTDEETGQTIISGMGELHLEIIVDRLFREFKVDASVGKPQVAYRETITKKVKAEGKFVRQSGGRGQFGHVWLEIEPQEAGKGYEFVDAIKGGVVPREYIPAVDKGIKEALDNGVMAGFPVVDIKVTLVDGSYHEVDSSEMAFKIAGSMGFKEGCAKASPIILEPIMSVEVVVPEEYMGDVIGDLNSRRGRIMGMEGRAGAQVVTAMVPLAQMFGYSTDLRSATQGRATYSMTFDHYEPVPKSVAEEIVAKAKG from the coding sequence GTGGCACGTCAGGTTTCGCTAGAAATGACCCGTAACATCGGGATCATGGCTCACATAGATGCAGGGAAGACCACCACCACGGAGCGTATTCTCTACTACACCGGTGTTTCCCACAAGATCGGCGAGGTCCATGACGGCGCCGCTACTATGGACTGGATGGAGCAGGAGCAGGAGCGTGGTATCACCATCACCTCCGCAGCAACCACCTGCAACTGGAAGGACCATCGTATCAACATCATCGACACCCCGGGTCACGTCGACTTCACCATCGAGGTCGAGCGCTCCCTGCGTGTTCTCGACGGCGCGGTCGCCGTCTTCTGCTCGGTCGGTGGCGTTGAGCCGCAGTCCGAGACCGTATGGCGTCAGGCGGACAAGTACCGCGTACCGCGTATCGCGTTCATCAACAAGATGGACCGCATCGGTGCCGACTTCTTCCGCGGCATCGCCATGATCAAGGATCGCCTCAAGGCGAATCCGGTCGCCCTGCAGATCCCGATCGGGAGCGAGGAGAACTACAAGGGCCTCGTCGACCTCATCGAGATGAAAGGGATCGTCTTCAACGACGAGAGCATGGGTGCCGTGTACGAAGTCGTCGATATCCCCGCCGACCTCGTCGACCAGGCCAACGAGTACCGTGAACTCCTGATCGAGGAAGTCTCCTCCCACGACGATGCCCTCATGGAGAAATACTTGGGCGGCGAGGAGATCTCCAACGCCGAGCTGAAGGCGGCCATCCGCCAGGCGACCCTCGACATCAAGATCTGCCCGGTCATCTGCGGTTCCGCATTCAAGAACAAGGGCGTGCAGCACCTGCTCGACGCCGTGCTCGACTACATGCCGGCCCCGACCGACATCCCCGCTATCCAGGGTGTCGACGCCAACACCGAGGCTCCCATCGAGCGTCACGCTTCCGACTCCGAGCCGTTCTCGGCTCTGGGCTTCAAGATCATGACCGACCCGTTCGTGGGGCAGCTCTGCTTCTTCCGCGTCTACTCGGGTGTGATCCAGTCCGGCTCCTACGTGTACAACGCCACCAAGGGCAAGCGCGAGAGGATCGGCCGCATCCTGAAGATGCACGCGAACAAGCGTGAAGAGATCAAGGAAGTCTACGCCGGCGACATCGCCGCCGCGGTAGGCCTCAAATACACCACCACCGGCGACACCCTCTGCGACGAGAACAACGCCGTCATCCTCGAGTCCATCGAGTTCCCCGAGCCGGTTATCTCCATCGCCATCGAGCCTAAGACCAAGGCCGACCAGGAGAAACTGGGCCTGTCGCTTGGCAAGCTCGCTTCCGAGGACCCGTCCTTCCGCGTCAAGACCGACGAGGAAACCGGCCAGACCATCATCTCCGGCATGGGCGAGCTGCACCTCGAGATCATCGTGGACCGTCTCTTCCGCGAGTTCAAGGTCGACGCCAGCGTCGGTAAGCCGCAGGTCGCCTACCGCGAGACCATCACCAAGAAGGTCAAGGCGGAAGGGAAGTTCGTGCGCCAGTCCGGCGGTCGCGGTCAGTTCGGTCACGTCTGGCTCGAGATCGAGCCGCAGGAGGCCGGGAAGGGTTACGAGTTCGTCGACGCCATCAAGGGTGGCGTGGTTCCCCGCGAGTACATCCCGGCGGTCGACAAGGGTATCAAGGAGGCGCTGGACAACGGCGTCATGGCCGGCTTCCCGGTGGTCGACATCAAGGTCACCTTGGTCGACGGTTCCTACCACGAGGTCGACTCCTCGGAGATGGCGTTCAAGATCGCAGGTTCCATGGGCTTCAAAGAGGGTTGCGCCAAGGCGTCCCCGATCATCCTGGAGCCGATCATGTCCGTAGAGGTCGTTGTTCCGGAAGAGTACATGGGCGACGTCATCGGCGACCTGAACTCCCGCCGCGGCCGCATCATGGGCATGGAAGGGCGCGCAGGCGCACAGGTCGTCACCGCGATGGTGCCGCTGGCCCAGATGTTCGGTTACTCCACCGATCTGCGCTCCGCAACCCAGGGTCGTGCGACCTACTCCATGACCTTCGATCATTACGAGCCGGTACCGAAATCGGTTGCCGAGGAAATAGTAGCGAAGGCCAAAGGCTAA
- the rpsL gene encoding 30S ribosomal protein S12, with protein sequence MPTINQLIRHGRESKGEKSTAPALRSCPQKRGVCTRVYTTTPKKPNSALRKVARVRLTNGVEVTSYIPGVGHNLQEHSVVLIRGGRVKDLPGVRYHIVRGTLDSVGVKGRMKSRSKYGAKRPK encoded by the coding sequence ATGCCAACTATTAATCAGCTTATTCGTCATGGTCGGGAGTCAAAGGGTGAAAAATCCACTGCTCCGGCACTCAGGAGCTGCCCGCAGAAGAGGGGCGTTTGCACCAGGGTTTACACCACAACCCCGAAGAAACCGAACTCCGCGCTTCGTAAAGTCGCGAGGGTAAGGCTTACCAACGGCGTCGAGGTGACCTCCTACATTCCGGGTGTTGGTCACAACCTCCAGGAGCACTCCGTTGTCCTCATCAGGGGCGGCAGGGTCAAGGACCTTCCGGGTGTTCGTTACCACATCGTCCGCGGCACGCTCGACTCTGTCGGCGTCAAGGGTCGCATGAAGAGCCGTTCCAAGTACGGTGCGAAAAGGCCCAAGTAA